The Mucilaginibacter rubeus genomic interval GTCCTTTATCCACTGTCTTAATTGTGCTTTTTGTTTCGGCTTAAAAGTAGTGTCTTCCTCAAAAAAATTAATAGCGGGCATCAGATCTTAAAGTGAAGTTCAATTTCATTACCCGAGGCGTTGAAAATACATTGATCGGCAAGGTGTTTAATGATAAACACGCCGCGGCCGGTAAGGTTCTCCAGGTTTTCGGGGGCAGTAGGATCGGCAAGGTTATTATAGTCGAAGCCGGGGCCTTCATCGGTAACGGTCCAGATAATACGTTTCGGTTCTACTTCCGCATTAACAATCACCTTTTTAGTCTCATCCTGTTTGTTACCGTGTATGATGGCGTTAATAACCGCTTCATTAAGGCAGGTCATCATATTGGCGAAGGTATCTTCCTCAACATGATATTTATCAGCAATTTCTTCTATCAGCTGCTCAAGCAACGCTATGCTCTCCGGTTTTGACGGTAGCTGCAACGTGTATAGCTCGCTGGTTTGAACATTTGCCTCTTCCATATTATTTGGCGTTAAGTTGATCAAAGTAAGATTTTATTTTTTGTTTATAATACAAATTAAGTGCCGGAGATACTGTTCTGATCTGCTCCGTTTGTTTCGCTTTTTGTTGCTGGTACCCCTGCAGTGCTTTTATATAACCCGGTGGCAAATCCTTGCCCGCATTGCTCTCCCGTTGCTGATCCTGATCTCGTTGCTGCTCGGCCTTTTCGGCCTCTAATAATCGGGTTTGTATCTGCTGCTGCCTTTTTAGCGCGTCATCTGTAATCCTCCTGTTTACGAGATCACGTTCCGTTTGTTCCATTTCTTTCGAAATTTTATCCAAATTGCCCAATCCGCCGGTCCCGTCTTTATTTTCGTCCCTGTCAATTTGTTGCAAAGCCTGCCGTATCATCTGCTGCTGACGTGCCATTTTAGCAAACTGTTCGCTCATGTTGCCACTATTGCCCTGCTGGCCTTTACCCTGATTGCCCTGTTGCTGCATTTGCTCACGTGCCTTTTGCATATTCTGACTAAGCTGCTGCTGCATCTTGGCCAACTGTGATATCGACTGTTGTTTCCCTTTGCCCCCTTTACCACCCTTGTTCATCATTTTTTGCATTTGCTCAAGCGCTTCGCTCAGCATCAGGGCCAGGTTGTTCATAGATGTCATGGCATATTGCTGATTGCGGTTTGCTTCAAGCGTCCGCCTGTCGCCCAACTGCTCAAGGGCCTGATCAATATGCTCGTTGATACTGGCTATCTCTTTATTTACAGTCGATTGGATTTGCGGCACCCTCCTGCTGATGGCATACAGGCTATCTTCGGCCGTTTTCAGGTTATCCTTGATATCCTTCTGGCTTTGCGATAAAGTAACGTAAGACGGATCTGTAGGATTAGTGTTTTTAAGCGTTTGCATCAGCTTTTCCTGGTTAAATGAGCTGTTAACGAGGCTTTTCAACAATTCCCTTAACTGCTGCGCATCAACGGCATTCTCTTTTGATTCGCCCTCGTCGCTGTCTTTTTGCATTTTGGCGGCAAGCTCTTTCATTTGTTTTGCAGCCTGCTGCTGCGATTTTGAAGCCTTTGAGTTATCCTTTTTTTGCAGATCGCCGGCGCTTTGATCCATCTGCTGCTCAATATCTTTTGTTTCGTTTTCGGGGTTCTGATAGTCGGATTTACGTTCGGCCTGATCGTTGGCTTTCTGTAATTCGTCAAAGCCTTTCTTCACATCCTGAAAATCCTGTTTCAGCTTATCCTGTTGCTGCTGCAAATTCTTTTGATCGGCTCCGGACTGTTTGGTTTGTTCGGATAGCTTTTGCTGTTGATCTGCCAGTTTATTCAGCTGGTCGAGGTTTTGATTCAGCTTTTGCTCAAACTCCAGTTTCTTATACAATTCCAACACCCTGTCCAGCTCCTTTTTCAATGATTTATTATCCATTTGCATTTTAGATAATTCATCTCGGGTGGCATCTTTTTGCTGCTCATTAAGCATTTGCTGCAGGTTTTGAAGCAGCTCCTTTGTTTTCTGATCAAGCACATTATTAAACAGGTCCTCTATCTGTTTTTGCTTAGCCATGATCTCGTCCGTTTGCTGTTGGTTTTCCTGCCGGTTGTATAAATTCTTTTTGTTATCGGCCTGGATATCCTTTACTAAATCTTCCAGGTCTTTACGTTTTTGCATCAGATCTTCCACCTGCTTTTTCTCATCAAAGGAGAGCGTATTTTTATTCAACAGGTTCTGGTTCAGCTTTTGCGCATCGCGCTCAACCTGGCCGGCTAATTTAATGGCCGATTGCATTTTTTCTTTTATAGCTTTTGACCCCGCGTTTAACTGTTGGTTAATCTCCTTGCTGTCAGGGACATTTAGTGTATGTT includes:
- a CDS encoding ATP-binding protein produces the protein MEEANVQTSELYTLQLPSKPESIALLEQLIEEIADKYHVEEDTFANMMTCLNEAVINAIIHGNKQDETKKVIVNAEVEPKRIIWTVTDEGPGFDYNNLADPTAPENLENLTGRGVFIIKHLADQCIFNASGNEIELHFKI
- a CDS encoding DUF4175 family protein, translated to MASTENYEILLGKINTFTRKYYFNNFLRGLIFLGAGLFTAYVVVTLSEYFGNFSILLRTILFYFFILLNTVLVCWLVLPSLLAWLKLGKTLTHDEAAEIIGRHFNDVHDKLLNTLQLKKLAAEDDNHRALIEASIDQKIEALKPVSFPSAINLKENTKYLKWALGPLGVIAIIALAAPSVLTESTKRLIRHNEYFVPAAPFKFIMLNKTLSVVQGNDLKVDIKLEGDKLPADVYVETGENTFKLDKDNISRFHYQFSNLQQNTRFKLSGNGFSSVVYEIKVNQKPALLHFDVELNYPAYLHKKNEKLLNAGDLTVPAGTTVNWQLHTQYASALLFDMNGQSRPTVQNGADLFEHRERVLKNSVYKLLPVNAQVNQSDSASYRINVITDEAPSIMVDEKPDSVSMKAFYFNGKIQDDHGFSSLTFHYTIEAAGNSKAKEFTKKVNADLAQTQTDFFYYWNLKEMGINPGDHVSYFFEVADNDEVTGHKTARTAKHTLNVPDSKEINQQLNAGSKAIKEKMQSAIKLAGQVERDAQKLNQNLLNKNTLSFDEKKQVEDLMQKRKDLEDLVKDIQADNKKNLYNRQENQQQTDEIMAKQKQIEDLFNNVLDQKTKELLQNLQQMLNEQQKDATRDELSKMQMDNKSLKKELDRVLELYKKLEFEQKLNQNLDQLNKLADQQQKLSEQTKQSGADQKNLQQQQDKLKQDFQDVKKGFDELQKANDQAERKSDYQNPENETKDIEQQMDQSAGDLQKKDNSKASKSQQQAAKQMKELAAKMQKDSDEGESKENAVDAQQLRELLKSLVNSSFNQEKLMQTLKNTNPTDPSYVTLSQSQKDIKDNLKTAEDSLYAISRRVPQIQSTVNKEIASINEHIDQALEQLGDRRTLEANRNQQYAMTSMNNLALMLSEALEQMQKMMNKGGKGGKGKQQSISQLAKMQQQLSQNMQKAREQMQQQGNQGKGQQGNSGNMSEQFAKMARQQQMIRQALQQIDRDENKDGTGGLGNLDKISKEMEQTERDLVNRRITDDALKRQQQIQTRLLEAEKAEQQRDQDQQRESNAGKDLPPGYIKALQGYQQQKAKQTEQIRTVSPALNLYYKQKIKSYFDQLNAK